The following DNA comes from Pseudomonas sp. Tri1.
GATGGTTTCGTCTACGACACCGAGCCGGCCTGCCGGGCCGTGGTGACGGCCCGTAGCCTGGCGCCAGACCTGGCCTGGAAGCTGGTGAAGCTGATCCAGCAGGCTTTTTATGTGCAAGGCCGCGACGTGACCCATGCCAGCGTCCTGGTGGAACTGGCCGAACAGGCCGGGTTGCCACGCATCGAATTCGCCGCGGCATTCGACCGTGCCGATCTGCATGCGGCCACCGCTGCGGATTTCACCTGGGTGCAGGACCTGGGGATTGCAGGGTTCCCCACGTTGCTGGCCGAACGTGACGGCCAGCTGGCTTTGCTCACTAACGGCTACCAACCCCTGAGCCAATTGGCTCCCTTGCTGGGACGCTGGCTGGAGCGTGCGGCCTGTGCCTGACCTGGCGGATGACGCACCGGCCACGCGGCGCATCGATCGGTTGAGCTGGGCAGAAATTCGCAGGCTGGCCCTCAAACACAAAAAAGCCCTGTGGATCGCCAACGGCGTAGCGGTGCTGGCGACGCTGTGCAGCGTACCAATCCCATTGTTGTTGCCGCTGTTGGTGGACGAGGTCCTGCTGGGCCGTGGCGACGCGGCGTTGAAGGTCATGAACCAGGCGCTGCCGACGGCTTGGCAGAGCGCTGCCGGCTATATCGGCCTGATGCTGTTGGTGACCTTGGCCCTGCGCTGCGGCGCGTTGCTATTCAACGTGTTGCAGGCGCGATTGTTCGCCAGGTTGGCCAAGGATATCGTCTATCGCATTCGCGTCCGCTTGATCGAACGCCTCAAGCGTATTTCCCTGGGCGAATACGAAAGCCTGGGCAGTGGCACTGTGGCAGCTCACTTGGTCACCGACCTGGACACCCTCGACAAATTCGTTGGCGAAACCCTAAGCCGTTTCTTGGTGGCGATGCTGACCCTGGTGGGCACCGCCGGCATTTTGCTGTGGATGCACTGGGAGCTGGCACTGCTGATCCTGTTGTTCAACCCGTTGGTGATCTACGCCACGGTGCAGTTGGGCAAACGGGTCAAGCACCTCAAGAAACTGGAGAACGACAGCACCTCGCGGTTCACCCAGGCCCTGACCGAAACCCTGGATGCCATCCAGGAAGTGCGTGCGGGCAACCGCCAGGGGTATTTCCTCGGTCGTTTAGGGCTGCGCGCCAAGGAGGTGCGCGATTACGCGGTGAGTTCACAGTGGAAGACCGACGCCTCGAACCGTGCCAGTGGTTTGTTGTTCCAGTTCGGTATCGATATCTTCCGCGCCGCGGCCATGCTCACCGTGCTGTTTTCCGACCTGTCCATCGGCCAGATGCTGGCGGTGTTCAGTTACTTGTGGTTCATGATCGGTCCGGTGGAGCAACTGCTCAATCTGCAATACGCCTTTTATGCCGCCGGCGGTGCGCTGTCGCGGATCAACGAACTACTGGCCCGTGCCGACGAGCCGCAATACCCCGGCGGGGTCGACCCGTTCAAGGGGCGCGACACCGTGGGCATCGACATTCAGGGGTTGAGTTTTGGGTATGGCGAGGAACTGGTACTCGACCAGTTGAACCTGTCCATCGCGCCGGGCGAGAAAGTAGCTATTGTCGGGGCCAGCGGCGGCGGCAAGAGCACCCTGGTGCAATTGTTATTGGGGCTGTACACGCCGCAGGCCGGCAGCATCCGTTTCGGCGGCGCCACGCAGGAGGAGATCGGCCTGGAAACCATTCGGGAGAACGTCGCCGTGGTGTTGCAACACCCGGCGCTGTTCAACGACACGGTGCGTGCCAACCTTTCCATGGGCCGAGAATGCAGCGACGAGGCCTGCTGGCAGGCACTGGAAATTGCCCAGCTCGATGCCACGGTGCGGGCGCTGCCCCTGGGCCTGGAGAGCGTCGTCGGGCGTTCCGGGGTGCGGCTGTCGGGCGGCCAGCGTCAGCGGCTGGCCATTGCCCGCATGGTCCTGGCCGAGCCACGGGTGGTGATTCTCGATGAAGCCACCTCGGCGCTGGATGCCGCCACTGAATACAACCTGCACCAGGCTCTGGCGCGGTTCCTCAGTGGACGCACCACGCTGATCATCGCCCACCGGTTGTCGGCGGTGAAACAGGCCGATCGGGTACTGGTATTTGACGGTGGTCAAATCGCCGAGGACGGTGATCATATGCAACTGATTGCCGAGGGTGGTTTGTACGCCCGACTCTATGGTCACTTGCAACAGATACAGCAACCTTGAGTTTCCTATGCTTTTCTGCGCTTAGTATCTGAAAAAACTCAGGGAAACTCCGCGACTTCCTCCGAATTTCAAGCCAAAGCCCATCGATCCTTCATCCGGTCATTCGAAGGGTTGAAAACTAGCCTAGGCTGTGGAGTCAGGAGCGGAATTCTCGCGGATGTTCATCCGGCAGCGCCTGTGCAAGGGACCTCATGAAGCAAAAGCAGACTCTCGCAACACCACGGCTGCTGGGCATCGTCTGGCCCTTTATTGCCGTAGTGTTATTTCAAGCCTTGCTTGGAGGCGTCAGCCTTTATGTCTTGTCTGCGGTTCGCGGCTATGTGGCGGGGGAAAGTCTGTGGTCCAAGGGCCAGAAAGACGCCATCTATTACCTCAATCTGTATGCCGACAGCCGTGACGAGGCGATTTTTCGCAAATACCAGCAAGCCATCGCCGTACCCGAGGGCGGCCATGAACTGCGAGTAGCGCTGGATCGCGAGCCGCCGGACCTGGAAGCAGCAAGGGCAGGCATTCTCAAGGGCGGCAATCACCCGGACGACGTGTCCAGTGTGATCTGGCTTTATCTGAATTTTCGTCACTTCAGTTACCTGGAAGAGGCTATCGATCTCTGGACGGTGGGCGACGGTTATCTGATCGAGCTGGATAACGTCGCCCGGCAAATGCACGACAGCATTAGCGCAGGGCAGGCTTCGGAAAGCGACATCCGGGGCTGGAAGGCCCAGATCTTTGCGATCAACGACTCCGTCACTCCGGCTGCCAAGGCCTTCAGCGATGCGCTGGGGGAGGGCTCGCGCTTTATCCTGCGCCTTTTGCTGGTGACCAACTTCGCCACTGCCTTGGGGTTGATCGTCCTGGCGTTGTTGCGGACCCATAAATTGCTGGCCCAGCGACAGGTCTTTGCCAGCGCGCTGCAACTGGAGAAGGAGCGTGCGCAGATCACCCTGCAATCGATCGGCGACGGGGTGATCACCACCGACGTGGAAGGCGCCATTGCCTACATGAACCCCGCTGCCGAGGCGATGACCCACTGGAAGGCCGAACACGCAACGGGATTGCCCTTGGCTGCGCTGTTCAATCTGCTCGACGACAATGCACAGACCGAGGGCTTGACGCTGATCGAGCATATCCTCAGCGGTCGGCTCAGTGGCGCCAGCGAACATTCCAAGCTGATCCAGCGTCTGGACGGCAGCACGGTGTCGGTGACCCTGGTGGGGGCGCCGATCCGTCACGCAGGCAAGGTCAGCGGCGCCGTGCTGGTGCTGCATGACATGACCCAGGAGCGTCAATACATCGCCAACCTGTCGTGGCAGGCCACCCATGATGCACTGACTGGCCTGGCGAATCGTCGGGAGTTCGAATATCGCCTGGAACAGGCCTTGCACAACCTCACCCGCCAGGTCGGGCGCCATGCCTTGATGTTTCTCGACCTGGACCAGTTCAAGTTGGTCAATGACACCTGCGGCCATGCGGCGGGTGACGAGTTGTTGCGGCATATCTGCGCCTTGTTGCAGTCGGGCCTGCGCGAAAATGACACCCTGGCCCGGCTGGGTGGCGATGAGTTCGGCATCCTGCTGGAGAACTGTGCGCCGGAGGCGGCGGAAAAAATCGCTGAAGGGCTGCGCCAGACAGTGCAGAACCTGCACTTTGTCTGGAAGGGCCGGCCGTTCGTGACCACCGTGAGCATCGGCCTGGTGCATATCGCCCAGAGCCCGACGACCCTGGAGGCGTCCCTGCGCGCCGCCGATATGGCCTGTTACATGGCCAAGGAAAAGGGGCGCAACCGGGTCCAGGTCTATCATGCGGACGACTCGGAGTTGTCCTTGCGCTTTGGCGAGATGGCCTGGGTCCAGCGCTTGCACATGGCCCTGGAGGAAAACCGCTTCTGTCTCTACGCCCAGGAAATCGCCGCGCTGGGCCCGGGTGACCATGGCGGTGGGCACATTGAAATCCTGTTGCGCCTGCATGACGAAGCCGGGCGAATGATTCTGCCGGACAGTTTTATTCCGGCGGCAGAGCGCTATGGCCTGATGACCTCCCTGGACCGTTGGGTGGTGGAAAATGTCTTCAAGATCATCCGCCAGTGCTTGAATGAGTCGCGACAGGCGCCCATGGCCATGTGTGCGATCAATCTGTCAGGCACTACTATCGGAGATCAGGCGTTCCTCGACTTCCTGCGTAAACAGTTCGCGGCCTACTCGATTCCGCCAGAAATGATTTGTTTTGAAATTACCGAAACCAGCGCCATTTCGAATCTGGGCAGTGCCATTCGCTTTATCAATGAACTCAAGAGCTTGGGTTGCTATTTCTCGCTGGATGACTTTTGCGCCGGAATGTCTTCATTCGCTTACCTGAAACATTTACCTGTAGACTTCCTGAAGATCGATGGGAGTTTCGTAAAGGATATGCTGGACGACCCGATTAACCGTGCAATGGTCGAGGTGATCAATCATATCGGCCACGTCATGGGTAAGCGCACCATTGCCGAGTTTGTTGAGACCGCCCAGATCGAGCAGGCATTGCTGGAGATTGGTGTGGATTACGCTCAAGGGTATGTGATCGAGCGCCCGCAATTGTTTACCTGTGACACCTTGCAATGTAGGCCGGCCCGGCCTCAGCCGTTGTTATTCAAGGCCCCCGGCACGTTCCGCTGAACCTCTTGTTGATCCGGAAAAATCACAATCAAAAGGAGCCCGACAGTGATCGACACATTCAACCGAACAGGCCCGCTCATGGACGCCAAAA
Coding sequences within:
- a CDS encoding DsbA family protein; the encoded protein is MAPRLLYVLDPMCSWCWGFAPVAEALVEQAHAAGVELHLVVGGLRTGSGSALEPTTRRYILEHWQAVTQATGQPFKVEGALPDGFVYDTEPACRAVVTARSLAPDLAWKLVKLIQQAFYVQGRDVTHASVLVELAEQAGLPRIEFAAAFDRADLHAATAADFTWVQDLGIAGFPTLLAERDGQLALLTNGYQPLSQLAPLLGRWLERAACA
- a CDS encoding ABC transporter ATP-binding protein — its product is MPDLADDAPATRRIDRLSWAEIRRLALKHKKALWIANGVAVLATLCSVPIPLLLPLLVDEVLLGRGDAALKVMNQALPTAWQSAAGYIGLMLLVTLALRCGALLFNVLQARLFARLAKDIVYRIRVRLIERLKRISLGEYESLGSGTVAAHLVTDLDTLDKFVGETLSRFLVAMLTLVGTAGILLWMHWELALLILLFNPLVIYATVQLGKRVKHLKKLENDSTSRFTQALTETLDAIQEVRAGNRQGYFLGRLGLRAKEVRDYAVSSQWKTDASNRASGLLFQFGIDIFRAAAMLTVLFSDLSIGQMLAVFSYLWFMIGPVEQLLNLQYAFYAAGGALSRINELLARADEPQYPGGVDPFKGRDTVGIDIQGLSFGYGEELVLDQLNLSIAPGEKVAIVGASGGGKSTLVQLLLGLYTPQAGSIRFGGATQEEIGLETIRENVAVVLQHPALFNDTVRANLSMGRECSDEACWQALEIAQLDATVRALPLGLESVVGRSGVRLSGGQRQRLAIARMVLAEPRVVILDEATSALDAATEYNLHQALARFLSGRTTLIIAHRLSAVKQADRVLVFDGGQIAEDGDHMQLIAEGGLYARLYGHLQQIQQP
- a CDS encoding EAL domain-containing protein, which translates into the protein MKQKQTLATPRLLGIVWPFIAVVLFQALLGGVSLYVLSAVRGYVAGESLWSKGQKDAIYYLNLYADSRDEAIFRKYQQAIAVPEGGHELRVALDREPPDLEAARAGILKGGNHPDDVSSVIWLYLNFRHFSYLEEAIDLWTVGDGYLIELDNVARQMHDSISAGQASESDIRGWKAQIFAINDSVTPAAKAFSDALGEGSRFILRLLLVTNFATALGLIVLALLRTHKLLAQRQVFASALQLEKERAQITLQSIGDGVITTDVEGAIAYMNPAAEAMTHWKAEHATGLPLAALFNLLDDNAQTEGLTLIEHILSGRLSGASEHSKLIQRLDGSTVSVTLVGAPIRHAGKVSGAVLVLHDMTQERQYIANLSWQATHDALTGLANRREFEYRLEQALHNLTRQVGRHALMFLDLDQFKLVNDTCGHAAGDELLRHICALLQSGLRENDTLARLGGDEFGILLENCAPEAAEKIAEGLRQTVQNLHFVWKGRPFVTTVSIGLVHIAQSPTTLEASLRAADMACYMAKEKGRNRVQVYHADDSELSLRFGEMAWVQRLHMALEENRFCLYAQEIAALGPGDHGGGHIEILLRLHDEAGRMILPDSFIPAAERYGLMTSLDRWVVENVFKIIRQCLNESRQAPMAMCAINLSGTTIGDQAFLDFLRKQFAAYSIPPEMICFEITETSAISNLGSAIRFINELKSLGCYFSLDDFCAGMSSFAYLKHLPVDFLKIDGSFVKDMLDDPINRAMVEVINHIGHVMGKRTIAEFVETAQIEQALLEIGVDYAQGYVIERPQLFTCDTLQCRPARPQPLLFKAPGTFR